Proteins co-encoded in one Coxiella burnetii genomic window:
- a CDS encoding 5-formyltetrahydrofolate cyclo-ligase codes for MYSMLSKKQLRDQLRQRRNELSFQEKNKASEIICKKIMGLSIFKSSERLAFYLSHDGEVDIRIALSKALEVKKACFLPLLHCTLDHHLDFYSYHLKSELIKNRFGIGEPDPTRETPIATKELDLIFLPLVAFDKDGNRLGRGAGYYDRALAFLKDSNAQKPKLIGVAYEFQKINSITAEKWDIPLNSVVTEKNIYHF; via the coding sequence ATGTATTCAATGCTTAGCAAAAAACAACTGCGCGACCAGTTGCGTCAGCGTCGAAACGAACTTTCCTTCCAAGAAAAAAATAAAGCTTCTGAAATCATTTGTAAAAAAATTATGGGGCTTTCCATTTTTAAGTCCAGTGAACGGCTGGCGTTTTACTTATCGCATGACGGCGAAGTCGATATAAGAATCGCACTATCAAAAGCGCTCGAAGTGAAAAAAGCCTGTTTTTTACCGCTCTTGCACTGCACTTTAGATCATCATTTAGATTTTTATTCCTATCATCTCAAAAGCGAATTAATTAAAAACCGTTTCGGTATTGGAGAACCCGACCCAACGCGGGAAACACCCATTGCCACAAAGGAGCTGGATTTAATCTTTTTACCGCTAGTCGCTTTTGATAAAGACGGTAATCGCCTGGGTCGCGGCGCAGGCTACTACGACCGCGCCCTGGCTTTTTTAAAAGATTCAAATGCTCAAAAACCCAAACTAATCGGTGTGGCTTATGAGTTCCAAAAAATTAATTCAATCACTGCAGAAAAATGGGATATCCCTTTAAATAGCGTTGTGACTGAAAAAAATATTTATCACTTCTAA
- a CDS encoding cell division protein ZapA, translating to MSDNNSEQSLISVKILDRSYHIKCPPDQTQALQEAAAYVEEEMRKIRQTANINSMERIAVVTALNICHELMQLRKQKNNYIDVMNQRIQDLQRRIENFLETNAEIEV from the coding sequence ATGAGCGACAACAACAGCGAGCAGAGTCTTATTTCCGTAAAAATCCTTGATCGCAGCTATCACATTAAATGCCCCCCCGACCAAACCCAAGCACTTCAAGAAGCAGCCGCCTATGTGGAAGAAGAAATGCGGAAAATACGCCAAACAGCGAATATCAATAGCATGGAACGCATCGCGGTGGTCACCGCTCTGAACATTTGCCATGAACTCATGCAGTTGCGCAAACAAAAAAATAATTACATCGATGTCATGAATCAACGCATTCAAGATTTGCAACGGCGAATTGAAAATTTCCTGGAAACAAATGCTGAAATTGAAGTATAA
- a CDS encoding TIGR02449 family protein, protein MKIIKRISRMQPTHTLELSELEYQVDHLLRSLERLKSENNALRQKLATQVRERSLLVEKNLQAAQKIKKVITQLREEMP, encoded by the coding sequence TTGAAAATAATAAAAAGGATATCAAGGATGCAACCTACACATACGCTAGAACTCAGCGAGTTAGAATATCAAGTTGATCATTTATTGCGTTCTTTAGAACGATTGAAATCGGAAAACAATGCGTTGCGTCAAAAATTAGCCACTCAAGTCCGGGAGCGTTCATTATTGGTTGAAAAAAACCTTCAAGCCGCCCAGAAAATTAAAAAAGTAATTACACAATTAAGGGAAGAAATGCCATGA
- the ankA gene encoding ankyrin repeat domain-containing T4SS effector AnkA: protein MQLAAREGRVAMVEWLVRQGLSLEYSDPTRNLVLIAATHERLNLLKWLEEKGLSLDVRDQNGNDPVLLASANRDVLMLEWLVLEKELPLDSQNDQKLTALNHAVGKKYSNDFDNRHLATVLFIVDKLLRQGINLDCEGWSLLSWKMRASWLRSLAHQLNQDGFYEQAEIIYDIIWKKLETGEEKEKLGYQLASLILAGSSEQQEKIKIQKVLRTKNEKAASKSTMEEALSLDEDETNKPPKTQEEAFASLLSEENLCLFASTLKTEDSVHRTLNEKIALQRRAARALSYIMENKDDASLELKGRLIENLKGNFSLQQAEGKEEKEKTYQPQTPIAAAHFLNNPPSSLSPPNLAEFYRLHLGDQLVQMQRILERNAELEEECRLKSGQQDENNYSGPGLF, encoded by the coding sequence TTGCAGTTGGCAGCCCGTGAGGGGCGTGTGGCTATGGTCGAGTGGCTTGTAAGGCAGGGTCTCTCTTTGGAGTATTCCGACCCCACAAGGAATTTGGTGCTAATAGCAGCAACTCATGAGCGCTTGAACCTACTGAAGTGGCTTGAGGAGAAAGGACTGTCTTTGGATGTCAGGGATCAGAACGGTAATGACCCTGTACTACTGGCGTCAGCCAATAGGGATGTTCTAATGTTGGAATGGCTAGTGTTGGAAAAGGAGCTTCCCTTGGATAGCCAAAATGATCAGAAACTCACGGCGCTTAACCACGCCGTGGGCAAGAAGTATAGCAACGATTTTGACAATCGCCATTTGGCCACTGTGCTTTTTATCGTGGATAAGCTTTTGCGGCAAGGTATCAATCTTGATTGTGAGGGTTGGTCTCTTTTGAGTTGGAAAATGCGAGCTTCTTGGCTTAGGTCACTGGCGCATCAACTAAACCAAGATGGATTTTATGAACAAGCTGAAATCATTTATGATATTATTTGGAAGAAGCTCGAAACAGGGGAAGAGAAGGAAAAACTGGGATATCAATTAGCTTCCCTTATTTTGGCCGGAAGCTCGGAACAGCAAGAAAAGATAAAGATACAAAAAGTATTACGGACAAAAAATGAAAAAGCCGCATCAAAAAGCACGATGGAAGAAGCGTTGTCGTTAGATGAAGATGAGACTAACAAGCCGCCAAAAACACAGGAGGAAGCTTTCGCCTCTCTCTTATCAGAAGAGAACCTTTGTCTCTTCGCAAGCACACTGAAAACAGAGGATAGTGTTCATCGTACCCTCAATGAGAAAATAGCGCTGCAACGAAGAGCTGCGAGAGCCCTGTCATATATTATGGAGAACAAGGACGATGCCTCTTTAGAGTTAAAGGGTAGGCTGATAGAAAACCTGAAAGGAAACTTTAGTTTGCAACAAGCGGAGGGGAAAGAAGAAAAAGAAAAAACATACCAACCCCAGACCCCTATCGCCGCGGCTCACTTTCTCAACAACCCGCCGTCAAGCTTGAGCCCTCCAAATCTCGCGGAGTTTTATCGCCTTCACTTAGGAGACCAGCTCGTCCAAATGCAGAGGATCTTGGAACGAAATGCGGAGTTGGAGGAAGAGTGCCGGTTAAAATCGGGACAACAAGACGAAAACAATTATTCAGGCCCCGGACTGTTTTAA
- a CDS encoding aminopeptidase P family protein, whose protein sequence is MRTLQLREGNMTNLIADRLAALRRLMHEIGVDYYYVPSSDPHKNEYVPSCWQRRAWISGFTGSAGDVVVGIDKAFLWTDPRYFLQAEQQLDDSLYHLMKMGQGETPAIDQWLTQQRNGIVFAVDPRLINLQQSEKIQRALEKQNGKLLALDENLIDRVWKDQPPLPQSAIQLQPLQYAGLSAEDKLAALRQTLQKESADAIVLNTLDAIAWLFNIRGNDVAYNPLVISYAVITQNEASLFVDPHKITEGDRSYFKKIPVHIEPYEGIGKLLESLSGSVWLDPGATNLWLRDQLKNTASLILKPSPITLAKALKNPVEQKGAREAHIIDAIAMIQFLHWLENHWQSGVSEISAAEKLEFFRRGDSRCLDLSFPSISGFGPHGAIVHYSATTDTDATINDSAPYLIDSGGQYHYGTTDITRTIHLGTPTEEEKRLYTLVLKGHLAIRQAVFPKGTCGEHLNALAHQFLWREALDYGHGTGHGVGSYLCVHEGPQAITSRYTGIPLQPGMIVSNEPGVYLTHKYGIRIENLCLVTEKFTVDDSLTGDGPFYSFEDLTLVPYCRKLINPNLLTSEEIQQINDYHQRVDQTLRDLLPANELNDWLHEATAPL, encoded by the coding sequence ATGAGGACACTTCAATTGAGAGAGGGAAATATGACCAATCTTATTGCCGACCGACTGGCGGCTTTACGTCGTTTAATGCATGAAATAGGAGTCGATTATTATTACGTTCCTTCCAGCGACCCCCATAAAAACGAATACGTTCCTTCCTGTTGGCAACGGCGTGCCTGGATTAGTGGTTTTACGGGATCGGCGGGCGACGTGGTCGTTGGAATCGATAAAGCTTTTTTGTGGACCGACCCACGGTATTTTCTTCAAGCCGAACAACAGCTCGACGATTCGCTCTATCATTTAATGAAAATGGGACAAGGCGAAACACCCGCAATTGACCAATGGTTAACTCAGCAAAGAAACGGCATTGTTTTTGCCGTTGACCCCCGGTTAATTAATCTTCAACAGTCCGAAAAAATTCAGCGCGCTTTAGAAAAACAAAATGGAAAATTATTAGCCCTCGATGAAAATTTAATCGATCGCGTTTGGAAAGATCAGCCGCCGCTTCCCCAATCGGCCATTCAACTTCAACCATTGCAATACGCCGGCCTTAGCGCGGAAGATAAATTAGCCGCACTGCGTCAAACGTTGCAAAAAGAGAGTGCAGATGCCATCGTCTTAAATACGCTAGACGCTATTGCGTGGCTTTTTAATATTCGCGGCAATGACGTTGCTTATAATCCGTTGGTTATTAGTTATGCTGTCATTACGCAAAACGAAGCTAGTCTTTTCGTAGACCCTCATAAAATTACTGAAGGGGATCGATCTTATTTTAAAAAAATTCCCGTTCACATAGAGCCTTATGAAGGTATCGGAAAATTGCTAGAGTCATTGTCAGGCTCGGTATGGCTGGACCCAGGAGCGACTAATTTATGGCTTCGAGACCAGTTAAAAAACACGGCTTCCCTTATTTTAAAACCATCACCTATTACACTGGCAAAAGCATTAAAAAATCCTGTGGAACAAAAGGGAGCAAGAGAAGCGCATATTATCGATGCCATTGCGATGATTCAATTTTTACACTGGCTTGAAAATCATTGGCAATCGGGAGTGAGTGAAATATCAGCGGCTGAAAAATTAGAATTTTTCCGACGCGGCGATTCTCGTTGTCTGGATTTAAGTTTCCCCAGCATTAGCGGATTTGGTCCTCATGGCGCGATTGTGCATTACTCGGCAACAACCGATACCGATGCCACCATTAATGATTCAGCACCCTATTTAATTGATTCGGGCGGCCAATATCATTATGGAACGACCGACATTACCCGAACTATCCACCTTGGAACTCCTACAGAAGAAGAAAAACGCCTTTATACCTTAGTACTCAAAGGGCATTTAGCGATTCGCCAGGCCGTTTTCCCGAAAGGGACTTGCGGGGAGCATCTCAATGCGCTAGCGCATCAATTTTTATGGCGTGAGGCACTGGATTACGGGCACGGCACAGGACACGGCGTCGGTAGCTATTTGTGTGTCCACGAGGGACCGCAGGCAATAACTTCTCGTTATACCGGCATTCCTCTGCAACCTGGAATGATTGTGAGCAACGAACCGGGTGTTTATTTAACCCATAAATACGGCATCCGAATTGAAAATCTCTGCCTAGTCACGGAAAAGTTCACCGTTGACGACAGCCTCACCGGGGACGGACCTTTTTACAGTTTTGAAGATCTCACACTGGTTCCTTATTGCCGTAAATTAATTAATCCCAACTTGCTCACCTCTGAAGAAATCCAGCAAATTAATGACTATCATCAACGAGTTGACCAAACCCTAAGGGACTTATTACCGGCCAATGAATTAAACGATTGGCTCCATGAAGCCACCGCCCCGTTATAA
- the ubiH gene encoding 2-octaprenyl-6-methoxyphenyl hydroxylase, producing the protein MNQTDIIIIGAGLVGTSVAVALQGHGIKIKILEHHLPSAAVTSSNDVRPLTLSFGSYQILKNLGVEADLANEACPISTVHVSDQGALGALRFRASEFNVPALGYVVSFAKLQQSLYQRAALQKNAEIVPISTIDDIQCNTNHAQVTFSTINGQQQLQADLLIAADGTHSTARRLLKIPVEEENRNEVALIALLRLKQPHNHIAYERFTSQGTLALLPLFQANQCRLVWTLPKTKADEIEQLSDDEFRAVLHRVFKPYIGAIQSVERGKRFPLQMLIAQEQVRPSFVMLGNASHTLYPIAAQGFNLGLRDAAVLSEVLIDARRQLKPLGDIRFLQEYSRWRKTDQARITGLTRGLSQWFGVQLPLANQARGLGLLATGLLPPFKKRLAKRLMGLSGRLPQLMRGLKLDDAI; encoded by the coding sequence ATGAATCAAACCGACATCATCATCATCGGCGCCGGCCTGGTAGGCACCAGCGTGGCGGTGGCCTTACAAGGTCACGGGATAAAAATTAAAATCCTTGAGCACCATTTGCCATCAGCCGCCGTGACTTCATCGAACGATGTAAGACCACTGACGTTATCTTTCGGTAGTTATCAAATTTTGAAAAACTTGGGGGTAGAGGCTGATTTAGCGAATGAGGCTTGTCCGATTTCGACGGTGCATGTGTCGGATCAAGGAGCGCTGGGCGCGCTTCGTTTTCGCGCGAGTGAATTTAACGTGCCTGCCTTAGGCTACGTCGTGTCTTTTGCAAAATTACAACAGAGCCTTTATCAACGCGCTGCTTTGCAAAAAAACGCGGAGATTGTTCCTATTTCGACTATTGATGATATCCAATGCAATACGAATCATGCGCAGGTTACCTTTTCGACAATAAACGGACAGCAACAGTTACAAGCTGATTTATTAATCGCCGCCGATGGGACTCATTCCACCGCACGCCGCTTATTAAAAATTCCCGTTGAAGAAGAAAACCGAAACGAAGTGGCGCTTATTGCTTTATTGCGCTTAAAACAGCCCCACAACCACATTGCTTACGAACGTTTTACCTCGCAAGGGACGCTAGCGCTTTTGCCGCTTTTTCAAGCTAACCAATGCCGATTGGTCTGGACGTTACCGAAAACAAAAGCAGATGAGATCGAGCAGTTGTCTGACGACGAATTTCGCGCGGTATTACATCGGGTTTTTAAACCTTATATTGGCGCCATCCAATCCGTTGAGCGTGGAAAACGCTTTCCGCTCCAAATGTTAATTGCCCAAGAACAAGTTCGCCCGAGTTTTGTTATGCTCGGCAATGCTTCGCATACGCTGTATCCTATTGCTGCTCAGGGATTTAATTTAGGATTACGAGACGCGGCTGTGCTGAGTGAAGTATTAATCGATGCACGCCGTCAATTAAAACCGTTAGGCGATATCCGCTTTTTGCAAGAATATAGTCGATGGCGGAAAACCGACCAAGCGCGGATAACGGGATTAACCCGCGGTCTTTCACAATGGTTTGGTGTACAGCTCCCATTAGCCAATCAGGCGCGGGGGCTGGGTTTATTAGCGACGGGTTTGTTACCCCCGTTTAAAAAACGTTTAGCCAAACGCCTGATGGGTCTTTCTGGTCGATTACCGCAATTAATGCGAGGATTGAAATTGGATGATGCGATCTGA
- a CDS encoding UbiH/UbiF/VisC/COQ6 family ubiquinone biosynthesis hydroxylase: MMRSELKKKPIAIVGAGMVGLLLARLLAKAKINTVIVEAKKPLLRWNKETLDSRVSAINAVSTRLLKTADVWQDIRKPTYSPLVKLKVWDGLGGAKITFDSAEVGACALGAIVENREIIRALWQKCQEDPFVEFICPAKPKQLFHTMDFVELELDNDRKIQTPCVVGADGGHSWLRQHMSIEINERPYEQSAVVTVVKTENAHQQTGWQVFLPKAVLALLPLADPHHCAIVWSVATEKANHLMALDETEFNEELNNAFGLRLGRIQRLTEPKAIPLIMRHAKKYIGSRMALIGDAAHTIHPLAGQGVNLGFMDGACLAQCFIDAHQKNQDLGNLRTLRRYERWRKGDNTIMLAAMRLFKECFGAQFPFMVQARNIGLNITDRLNPVKNCFMKIAMGEVSELPNLINHMPLFA; the protein is encoded by the coding sequence ATGATGCGATCTGAGTTAAAGAAAAAACCGATAGCCATTGTTGGCGCCGGCATGGTGGGATTATTATTGGCAAGGCTATTAGCAAAAGCCAAAATAAATACCGTCATTGTCGAGGCAAAAAAACCGTTATTACGTTGGAATAAAGAAACTTTAGATTCGCGCGTGAGCGCTATTAATGCTGTTTCAACACGGTTGTTAAAAACGGCAGACGTTTGGCAAGACATTCGGAAACCGACTTATTCGCCTTTGGTTAAATTAAAAGTTTGGGATGGTCTTGGGGGCGCTAAAATTACTTTTGATAGTGCCGAAGTGGGCGCTTGCGCGTTAGGCGCTATCGTTGAGAATCGTGAAATAATTCGCGCGTTATGGCAAAAATGCCAAGAGGATCCTTTCGTCGAATTTATTTGTCCGGCAAAACCGAAACAATTGTTTCATACGATGGATTTCGTCGAGCTTGAATTAGATAACGATCGAAAAATTCAAACGCCGTGCGTGGTAGGTGCCGACGGGGGGCATTCTTGGTTGCGTCAACACATGTCCATTGAAATTAATGAGCGGCCTTACGAACAAAGCGCAGTAGTGACGGTGGTCAAAACTGAAAATGCACATCAGCAAACGGGTTGGCAAGTTTTTTTACCGAAGGCTGTTTTAGCGTTGTTACCTTTGGCTGATCCACACCATTGCGCCATTGTTTGGTCGGTGGCTACGGAAAAAGCCAATCATTTAATGGCGTTGGATGAAACTGAATTTAACGAAGAATTAAATAATGCGTTTGGATTGCGATTAGGAAGAATTCAACGACTCACTGAGCCTAAAGCCATTCCCCTCATTATGCGTCATGCCAAAAAATACATCGGTTCACGCATGGCATTAATTGGTGATGCCGCGCATACGATTCATCCGTTAGCGGGACAAGGCGTTAATTTAGGCTTTATGGATGGCGCTTGTTTAGCTCAATGTTTTATCGACGCCCATCAAAAAAACCAGGATCTTGGCAACTTACGCACATTGCGCCGTTATGAGCGTTGGCGAAAAGGCGATAATACAATAATGCTAGCCGCCATGCGTCTTTTTAAAGAATGTTTCGGTGCTCAGTTTCCATTTATGGTACAAGCGCGCAATATCGGATTAAATATTACGGATCGCCTTAACCCAGTTAAAAATTGTTTTATGAAAATTGCAATGGGTGAAGTGAGCGAATTACCCAATTTAATTAACCACATGCCGTTATTTGCTTAA
- the mceA gene encoding Dot/Icm T4SS effector MceA encodes MRQLVSIKHKLYAPLKKIDLTAVPLMTVGAVLVFLLGKNKVISPFADDYIFTTDGNIKNEFAVYFALVGANAALSIYTSARTIFNDWQLRKAHYANPENRLQEIGAQISEGTQLLTGPVELEENSNECKWEARPALGAFFEKHPLLWHGVSTLLRTTGVILISTATMSPPFLERVVDLIKDNLSFSMEEQTIFYGSYAAFEVLTLLLNWVNYHEMQMPLKLFLKEGENNARLRECKSALFSLLHNDQPVPEPNVEASRGCSIM; translated from the coding sequence ATGAGACAACTCGTTTCAATTAAACATAAGCTTTATGCTCCGTTGAAGAAAATAGATTTGACGGCTGTGCCGTTAATGACTGTTGGTGCGGTGCTTGTATTTTTATTAGGTAAAAATAAAGTGATTTCTCCTTTTGCAGATGACTATATTTTTACGACCGATGGTAATATTAAAAATGAATTTGCTGTTTATTTTGCTTTAGTAGGGGCTAATGCTGCCCTTAGTATTTATACTTCGGCTCGAACTATTTTCAATGATTGGCAACTAAGAAAGGCGCATTATGCAAATCCTGAGAATCGGTTGCAGGAAATAGGAGCGCAGATTTCCGAAGGCACACAATTGTTAACTGGTCCTGTAGAGTTAGAAGAAAATTCCAACGAATGTAAATGGGAAGCGCGCCCAGCCTTAGGGGCCTTTTTTGAAAAACATCCGCTGTTGTGGCATGGAGTTTCAACTCTTTTGAGAACCACGGGGGTGATTCTAATATCGACGGCAACGATGAGTCCTCCCTTTTTGGAGCGTGTGGTTGATTTAATTAAAGATAATTTATCTTTTAGTATGGAAGAGCAAACTATATTTTATGGAAGTTACGCCGCTTTTGAAGTGTTGACTTTGCTTTTAAATTGGGTGAATTATCATGAAATGCAAATGCCATTGAAACTTTTTCTCAAAGAAGGCGAAAATAATGCAAGACTTCGGGAGTGTAAATCCGCCTTGTTTTCGTTGCTTCACAATGATCAACCGGTCCCTGAACCAAATGTCGAAGCAAGTCGTGGGTGTTCTATTATGTAA
- a CDS encoding proline--tRNA ligase, whose amino-acid sequence MLMKVSQFFLATVKETPADAVLASHQLMIRAGMLRKLASGLYTWLPLGLRVLQKVADVVREEMNRAGALELLMPIVQPASLWQESGRWEAYGAELLRIMDRHQNGFCFGPTHEEVITDIARQELKSYKQLPLNFYQIQTKFRDEIRPRFGVMRSREFLMKDAYSFDLDEKGMQAAYEKMFDAYRRIFTRLGLNFRAVLADTGAIGGDYSHEFQVLADVGEDTVVYSDESDYAANIEKAAAQAPQGERVKPVAEMKKIATPGVRTIKQLADKANILPEKGVKTLIVKGDESSLIALILRGDHELNDVKAQHLPGVAFPLQFADEKEIREAIGCGPGSLGPVNLPIPFIVDRDAAQLVDFSCGANEDDFHWINVNWERDVPLGSVADIRKVVEGDISPDGKGRLRFARGIEVGQVFQLGDKYSRKMNATVVDELGKSRYLQMGCYGIGVSRTVAAAIEQNHDERGIIWPMPMAPFFIALVPVNMHKSYRVREACEKLYNELIDAGYEVLWDDRKERPGVMFADMDLIGIPHRLVISESGLDRGIVEYKARKSKEAENVSLENVLSVFR is encoded by the coding sequence TTGCTTATGAAAGTCAGTCAATTTTTTTTAGCAACCGTTAAAGAAACGCCTGCGGATGCGGTGTTGGCGAGTCATCAGTTAATGATTCGTGCCGGTATGTTGCGAAAGTTAGCAAGTGGTCTTTATACGTGGCTGCCGTTGGGCTTGCGTGTTTTACAGAAAGTGGCGGATGTCGTCCGGGAGGAAATGAACCGCGCTGGCGCCTTGGAATTATTAATGCCTATCGTTCAGCCAGCCAGTTTGTGGCAAGAGTCGGGGCGGTGGGAGGCCTACGGCGCTGAGTTATTAAGGATTATGGATCGACATCAGAATGGGTTTTGTTTTGGTCCTACGCATGAAGAAGTGATTACCGATATTGCGCGTCAGGAATTGAAAAGTTATAAGCAGCTTCCACTTAATTTTTACCAAATTCAAACGAAGTTTCGTGATGAAATTCGCCCGCGATTTGGAGTCATGCGTTCGCGTGAATTTTTGATGAAAGATGCGTACTCTTTCGATCTCGATGAAAAAGGCATGCAAGCGGCTTATGAAAAAATGTTCGATGCTTATAGGCGAATTTTTACCCGGTTGGGATTAAATTTTCGCGCCGTATTAGCGGATACGGGGGCCATTGGGGGCGATTATTCGCACGAATTTCAAGTGCTCGCCGACGTTGGTGAAGACACGGTGGTCTATAGTGACGAAAGCGATTACGCCGCTAACATTGAAAAAGCCGCTGCACAAGCGCCTCAAGGCGAGCGAGTGAAGCCTGTCGCTGAAATGAAAAAAATAGCAACGCCCGGCGTTCGAACTATTAAACAGCTTGCAGATAAAGCGAATATCCTGCCTGAAAAAGGGGTCAAAACTTTAATTGTTAAAGGCGATGAATCTTCGTTGATCGCACTCATCTTGCGCGGGGACCATGAGTTAAACGATGTAAAGGCGCAGCATTTGCCAGGTGTTGCTTTTCCGCTTCAGTTCGCTGATGAAAAAGAAATTAGAGAAGCCATTGGCTGTGGCCCCGGTTCCTTGGGGCCTGTTAATTTGCCGATTCCTTTTATTGTTGATCGAGACGCTGCGCAGCTAGTGGATTTTAGTTGTGGGGCTAACGAAGACGATTTCCATTGGATAAATGTAAATTGGGAGCGGGATGTGCCGTTGGGTTCCGTAGCCGACATTCGCAAAGTAGTGGAAGGCGATATTAGTCCTGACGGCAAAGGACGGCTCCGTTTTGCGCGGGGCATTGAAGTAGGACAAGTTTTTCAGCTCGGCGATAAATACAGCCGAAAAATGAACGCCACCGTAGTGGATGAGTTGGGAAAAAGTCGTTACTTGCAAATGGGTTGTTACGGCATTGGCGTTTCCCGTACCGTCGCCGCTGCGATTGAACAAAATCATGATGAGCGGGGCATCATCTGGCCAATGCCCATGGCTCCATTTTTCATTGCACTCGTACCCGTTAATATGCACAAGTCTTATCGCGTGCGAGAAGCTTGTGAAAAGCTTTACAACGAATTAATCGATGCAGGTTATGAAGTGTTATGGGATGATCGTAAAGAACGGCCGGGCGTTATGTTTGCTGATATGGATTTAATTGGTATTCCTCATCGACTGGTGATCAGCGAGTCGGGTTTAGATCGTGGTATTGTTGAATATAAAGCACGTAAAAGTAAGGAAGCCGAAAACGTATCCCTTGAAAATGTCCTTTCTGTGTTTAGATGA